Proteins encoded within one genomic window of Triticum aestivum cultivar Chinese Spring chromosome 2D, IWGSC CS RefSeq v2.1, whole genome shotgun sequence:
- the LOC123055399 gene encoding uncharacterized protein isoform X2 has protein sequence MHAIEGLIKLINMWEIQPLVLLSFTLQIFLFFTGSLRQHSASMFLRLSIWAAYLGADFIAVYTLGLVSRHEDITIEGHIPGKTQSLAFFWAPFLLIHLGGQGTITAFAMEDNNLWLRHLLNLVVQVVLAIYVFWKSIGRHSVELLVSGVFLFVVGVIKYGERIWSLKCGCFKILESASGHRYKKLPDLECEEDTGQESNSKVSTGGGYDSIVYIALSSMPHVHDIFSGRGYFSIADFPARSMLDDNKEAIKMVSIILSVMFADFYTKALVVRRKSAIILRCISQMSAVVAFAVFHENDKQRHENLSKIIRRSILEVDDPSEVIPRSELIIRQHSDIQKTRGPRKLEREKPSDVQEEELLIDQPNTL, from the exons ATGCATGCAATTGAGGGTTTGATCAAACTAATCAATATGTGGGAAATCCAGCCTCTCGTGCTCCTCAGCTTCACACTGCAAATTTTCTTGTTCTTTACTGGCAGCCTTAGACAGCATAGTGCCAGCATGTTCCTAAGGCTCTCCATTTGGGCAGCTTATCTGGGAGCGGACTTTATAGCAGTTTATACCCTCGGCCTTGTCTCGCGACATGAGGATATCACCATTGAAGGGCACATACCAGGGAAAACACAATCACTAGCTTTCTTTTGGGCACCGTTTCTCCTCATCCATCTTGGCGGGCAGGGCACTATTACTGCCTTTGCCATGGAGGACAATAACTTGTGGTTGAGGCATTTGCTAAATCTAGTGGTTCAAGTTGTCCTAGCTATATATGTTTTCTGGAAGTCTATTGGAAGACACAGCGTGGAGCTTCTAGTGTCTGGTGTATTTTTGTTTGTTGTTGGAGTTATCAAGTATGGGGAAAGAATATGGTCTCTCAAGTGTGGCTGCTTTAAAATCCTTGAGAGCGCAAGTGGACATCGTTACAAGAAGTTGCCAGACCTTGAGTGCGAAGAGGACACAGGCCAGGAATCTAACAGCAAAGTGAGCACTGGTGGTGGCTATGATAGCATTGTTTATATAGCTCTGTCTTCAATGCCACATGTCCATGATATCTTTTCGGGACGTGGCTACTTTTCTATCGCGGATTTCCCCGCAAGGTCGATGCTAGATGACAACAAAGAGGCGATCAAGATGGTCAGTATTATTCTTAGCGTGATGTTTGCTGATTTCTACACAAAGGCTCTTGTGGTCAGAAGAAAAAGTGCCATCATACTTAGATGCATCTCTCAGATGTCTGCTGTTGTTGCTTTTGCTGTGTTCCATGAAAATGACAAACAGAG GCATGAGAATTTAAGCAAGATAATCCGCCGATCGATATTGGAAGTAGACGACCCCTCCGAGGTAATCCCGCGTTCCGAATTGATAATCCGGCAGCACTCCGACATACAGAAAACAAGAGGTCCGAGGAAACTAGAGAGAGAGAAGCCTAGTGATGTCCAGGAAGAAGAGCTTCTGATTGACCAACCCAATACG TTGTAG
- the LOC123055399 gene encoding uncharacterized protein isoform X1, which translates to MHAIEGLIKLINMWEIQPLVLLSFTLQIFLFFTGSLRQHSASMFLRLSIWAAYLGADFIAVYTLGLVSRHEDITIEGHIPGKTQSLAFFWAPFLLIHLGGQGTITAFAMEDNNLWLRHLLNLVVQVVLAIYVFWKSIGRHSVELLVSGVFLFVVGVIKYGERIWSLKCGCFKILESASGHRYKKLPDLECEEDTGQESNSKVSTGGGYDSIVYIALSSMPHVHDIFSGRGYFSIADFPARSMLDDNKEAIKMVSIILSVMFADFYTKALVVRRKSAIILRCISQMSAVVAFAVFHENDKQRHENLSKIIRRSILEVDDPSEVIPRSELIIRQHSDIQKTRGPRKLEREKPSDVQEEELLIDQPNTAQVTPEGTKEEDRPYQLWSIFGQPRLEAHVGNEMVRLELG; encoded by the exons ATGCATGCAATTGAGGGTTTGATCAAACTAATCAATATGTGGGAAATCCAGCCTCTCGTGCTCCTCAGCTTCACACTGCAAATTTTCTTGTTCTTTACTGGCAGCCTTAGACAGCATAGTGCCAGCATGTTCCTAAGGCTCTCCATTTGGGCAGCTTATCTGGGAGCGGACTTTATAGCAGTTTATACCCTCGGCCTTGTCTCGCGACATGAGGATATCACCATTGAAGGGCACATACCAGGGAAAACACAATCACTAGCTTTCTTTTGGGCACCGTTTCTCCTCATCCATCTTGGCGGGCAGGGCACTATTACTGCCTTTGCCATGGAGGACAATAACTTGTGGTTGAGGCATTTGCTAAATCTAGTGGTTCAAGTTGTCCTAGCTATATATGTTTTCTGGAAGTCTATTGGAAGACACAGCGTGGAGCTTCTAGTGTCTGGTGTATTTTTGTTTGTTGTTGGAGTTATCAAGTATGGGGAAAGAATATGGTCTCTCAAGTGTGGCTGCTTTAAAATCCTTGAGAGCGCAAGTGGACATCGTTACAAGAAGTTGCCAGACCTTGAGTGCGAAGAGGACACAGGCCAGGAATCTAACAGCAAAGTGAGCACTGGTGGTGGCTATGATAGCATTGTTTATATAGCTCTGTCTTCAATGCCACATGTCCATGATATCTTTTCGGGACGTGGCTACTTTTCTATCGCGGATTTCCCCGCAAGGTCGATGCTAGATGACAACAAAGAGGCGATCAAGATGGTCAGTATTATTCTTAGCGTGATGTTTGCTGATTTCTACACAAAGGCTCTTGTGGTCAGAAGAAAAAGTGCCATCATACTTAGATGCATCTCTCAGATGTCTGCTGTTGTTGCTTTTGCTGTGTTCCATGAAAATGACAAACAGAG GCATGAGAATTTAAGCAAGATAATCCGCCGATCGATATTGGAAGTAGACGACCCCTCCGAGGTAATCCCGCGTTCCGAATTGATAATCCGGCAGCACTCCGACATACAGAAAACAAGAGGTCCGAGGAAACTAGAGAGAGAGAAGCCTAGTGATGTCCAGGAAGAAGAGCTTCTGATTGACCAACCCAATACG GCGCAGGTGACACCGGAAGGCACGAAAGAAGAAGATCGTCCATACCAACTGTGGAGCATATTCGGCCAGCCCAGATTGGAGGCACATGTAGGCAACGAGATGGTACGTCTCGAGTTAGGTTAG